The following proteins come from a genomic window of Pichia kudriavzevii chromosome 1, complete sequence:
- a CDS encoding uncharacterized protein (PKUD0A03520), giving the protein MLFPSDVTYDEKLCRLQINNLRKTRPIVESESKFHIGHIYREIQYEFEQISLRVNLDPEESEDVDFAKSLFSQTDTIIGAPSLINTLIHECIKHNCSPQFLRDVIDQYDSNGEVSGMRLLVALNRLRRGIWEYNILERVEYIERMYLTWSFRKCVFEMEAINEVKPSLYNRPTLITKLLFKSNHYPKLENESSNSMVIFDKLHDEFLESSSANSDKEVFSFNLISSTMLLDCMRRAGLDVDSPLETSNPSYHCEAISKKRKL; this is encoded by the coding sequence ATGTTATTCCCCAGTGATGTCACATATGATGAAAAGCTATGCAGGCTACAGATAAATAATTTGAGAAAGACAAGGCCAATAGTTGAAAGCGAAAGTAAGTTTCATATAGGGCATATCTATAGGGAGATACAATACgaatttgaacaaatttCGTTACGAGTCAACTTGGACCCCGAAGAATCcgaagatgttgattttgcaaaGTCCTTATTTTCACAGACTGATACTATCATTGGGGCACCATCTCTGATTAACACCCTTATCCATGAGTGCATCAAACACAACTGTTCACCACAATTTTTACGTGATGTCATTGATCAATACGACAGTAATGGAGAGGTAAGTGGTATGAGACTCTTGGTTGCGTTAAACAGATTGAGACGTGGTATATGGGAATATAATATTCTCGAGCGTGTAGAGTACATCGAAAGGATGTATTTAACTTGGTCATTTAGGAAGTGTGTTTTCGAAATGGAAGCCATAAATGAGGTTAAGCCTTCATTGTATAACCGTCCAACATTAATTACAAAACTTTTGTTCAAATCCAATCATTATCCAAAATTAGAAAAcgaatcatcaaattcaatggTTATATTTGACAAGCTACATGATGAGTTTTTGGAAAGTTCAAGCGCAAACTCCGATAAAGAGGTATTTTCGTTTAATCTGATCAGCTCCACGATGCTGCTAGATTGTATGAGGCGAGCCGGATTGGATGTTGATTCACCACTGGAAACTTCTAACCCATCTTATCATTGTGAGGCTATATCCAAAAAACGTAAATTATAA
- a CDS encoding uncharacterized protein (PKUD0A03530; similar to Saccharomyces cerevisiae YDR137W (RGP1); ancestral locus Anc_8.304) has translation MVSHRVHQTQLSDNIQAQFIYENTPIFAGSDDFSLLIKFKYTGKHGFRVHLNNPFDKSNSTKEGPVNKNELRSQIPVEDAPPEEPQSSGWFGSRLSSQLSNATRAVFFNSFEKVPEQEKPAIKNAKETLFLGFSQILGYYFINDSIVDYTIFRDLQRSTIIEGKYAGIKGLEVSKAENSDSDGFFSGFSALYSSELNSLDGTGTNENLQFIPFFSSDQNIIFSELEFDPNRWTDETASHESIKSFYLRCKLPKDLPPTMATEAVQINYKFIFCYQLMEGQNIISRTAFVPLKIQTYIDKYGRQPIFHLQNSRLNQHLENFIVNDVSKHPEVSRHNSSINTDSKKINFFKLKKQSEKTKSDSMYPFDGENKKDKPISSSMSQLELSSYSKNDITSFLDIVEELDRSDVNDIIKVQEKFDKKMDEKKVFKFNVRENLLQILADYKSVQRQTIAEKDYQSLIEYDHILPKEQQIKFVIKQNHEILATVLLNKGIFNLGSLINLNIALHNEIYDTTGLEIQLLKHQIFHREEYIKKGTYGEVSSRLDKNILESIMCEKMISTFKTSNVNTDILIPLETEPQFKTNFFQIKYYLQIRFITVNNARRASEGSECEQLNYAMKNIFTDTNGSMLFQGKEILGDANEFYIRIPVIILPTYEQDFGFITTTS, from the coding sequence ATGGTCAGCCACCGAGTGCATCAGACTCAATTGAGTGATAATATCCAAGCTCAGTTCATATATGAAAACACACCAATTTTTGCTGGGTCGGACGATTTTTCATTACTTATCAAGTTCAAATACACTGGTAAACATGGTTTTCGTGTACACTTGAATAATccatttgataaatcaaaCAGCACCAAAGAGGGCCCtgtaaataaaaatgagCTCAGATCACAGATACCAGTTGAAGATGCCCCACCCGAGGAACCTCAGAGCAGTGGTTGGTTTGGCAGTCGTTTATCATCTCAACTTTCAAACGCAACTAGAGCtgtattcttcaatagtttCGAGAAAGTCCCCGAGCAAGAGAAGCCAGCCATCAAGAATGCAAAGGAAACATTGTTTTTAGGGTTCTCCCAAATTTTAGGCTACTATTTTATAAATGATAGTATTGTTGACTATACCATTTTTAGAGATTTACAGAGGAGTACCATAATTGAAGGCAAATATGCGGGGATCAAAGGTTTGGAGGTATCCAAAGCGGAGAACAGTGACAGCGATGGTTTTTTCTCAGGATTTAGTGCACTATATAGCTCAGAGTTGAACTCTTTGGATGGAACAGGCACAAACGAAAATTTGCAATTCATTCCTTTTTTCAGTTCGGATCAAAACATCATCTTTAGTGAGTTGGAATTCGATCCTAATAGATGGACAGATGAAACTGCTTCTCATGAATCTATCAAATCCTTCTATTTGAGATGCAAATTACCCAAGGATTTACCTCCAACAATGGCAACCGAGGCTGTTCAGATCAACTACAAGTTCATTTTCTGTTATCAATTGATGGAAGGTCAGAATATTATTAGTAGAACGGCATTTGTGCCTCTGAAAATACAAACTTATATTGACAAATACGGAAGACAACCTATATTTCATCTCCAAAACTCACGATTAAATCAACACCTGGAAAATTTTATTGTAAATGATGTTTCAAAACATCCGGAGGTCTCGAGACATAATTCCTCGATTAATACcgattcaaagaaaataaatttttttaagcTAAAGAAGCAGTcagaaaagacaaaaagTGACAGCATGTATCCCTTTGACGGagagaacaaaaaagacaaaccaatttcaagttcaatGTCACAGCTGGAACTATCaagttattcaaaaaatgaCATAACATCCTTTTTAGACATAGTTGAAGAACTCGATCGGTCTGATGTTAACGATATTATAAAAGTACAGGAGAAGTTTGATAAAAAGATGGATGAGAAAAAAGTGTTTAAATTCAATGTAAGAGAGAATTTACTGCAAATACTGGCCGACTATAAATCTGTACAGAGGCAAACCATTGCAGAAAAAGATTATCAGAGCTTGATTGAATATGATCATATTTTGCCCAAAGAACAACAGATCAAATTTGTCATCAAACAGAACCATGAGATATTGGCTACTGTACTTTTGAACAAAggcattttcaatcttgGAAGTTTGATTAATTTGAATATAGCGTTACACAATGAAATTTACGATACCACAGGTTTAGAGattcaattgttgaagcACCAAATATTTCATCGTGAAGAGTACATAAAAAAAGGAACATATGGTGAGGTATCATCTAGActtgataaaaatatattggAATCAATTATGTGTGAGAAAATGATAAGTACCTTTAAAACCTCAAACGTAAATACCGACATTTTAATTCCGCTGGAAACAGAGCCTCAATTCAAGaccaatttctttcaaataaaatattatcttcaaatcaGGTTTATAACCGTCAATAACGCAAGAAGAGCAAGTGAGGGTTCTGAGTGTGAACAACTCAACTACGCAATGAAGAACATATTTACGGATACCAATGGCTCAATGTTATTTCAAGGTAAAGAGATATTAGGTGATGCAAACGAGTTTTATATCAGAATTCCCGTAATAATTCTTCCTACCTACGAACAAGATTTTGGTTTCATAACTACCACCAGTTAG
- a CDS encoding uncharacterized protein (PKUD0A03510; similar to Saccharomyces cerevisiae YOR290C (SNF2); ancestral locus Anc_8.753) — protein MDFNTQFNILGQSKPQSQQQQQQQQQQQQQQQQQQQQQQQQQQQQQQQQPQSQQQQQQQQQILLQQQQQILLQQQQQQELNSNGNAGATLNQQLRPTALTISQIQDIYKRLQQLKFQHGNAVTRMPEYIKLSMFLAKDPNFQKIQSHLQQKARQQQQQQQQQQQQQQQQQQQQQQQQQQQQQQQQQQQQQQQQQQQQQQQQQQQQQQHHNGSPAFNQFNNSNYNSPLGPNTSFSSSPNDLLAQQRRQILLKQQQQQQQAQAPLQQQQREQAQVPLQQQQSREQLLQGQNSTPAQLTGSPVSNQQPSNQPSSIFHPIQAHILKFQIATFKKFIQNQPLPPELTTLITASYEQLQRQRFQQAQNGQPIQPPPPPPPQQQQQQQQSPQIQLQQPPPQPQPLQPMPQVESQRSPPASSPAQQVLLNNQFSNHQQDIQNLYRQANIQKQVQAQQLQKIQPPKKENEKEQKKAQRKQKKVANLDTTAGFATPSALQLNQPIDETPVKKNYILPPRPPQSLGNLEKLYPNAKIENVYNPLARVDSFIIPNVTSEFSFEFFNTPKSKIYTPSVYPNALDLETANELKKLHENLLIQLELENLEEIARHESTYKYDFEAFKLLPYQRALRGYVLSGIFHQNMLLINHLPNFSAKVRSINLEDASLTNALYLEQKKLKNEKERSDLINKQQSLLNASDSYKKILMDKKSKYQKLAKNLTAFHQQTEKEEQRRIERNAKQRLQALKANDEEAYVKLLDQTKDTRITHLLKQTNSFLSSLTDAVRDQQKETVEKMVKVGHTEDGIVEQPDEGIDSDESDYENEEERERRLVEKKQDLDYYKVAHKIQEKIEKQPSILVGGTLKEYQLRGLEWMVSLFNNHLNGILADEMGLGKTIQSIALLTYITEAKKLPGPFLVIVPLSTLPNWNNEFDHWAPSLKKISYKGSPAYRKELAQQVKSGDFNVLLTTYEYIIKDKYLLSKIKWVHMIIDEGHRMKNTKSKLSYTLNEFYHTDYRLILTGTPLQNNLPELWALLNFVLPKIFNSVKSFDEWFNTPFANTGGQDKIELSEEETLLVIRRLHKVLRPFLLRRLKKDVEKSLPNKVERVIKCKKSGLQAKLYSQMLKYNKLFVGDKENKAVGIKGMNNKLMQLRKICNHPFVFPAIEDMINASHQNNDLIWRTSGKFELLDRILPKFKATNHRVLMFFQMTQIMDIMEDFLRFRDIKYMRLDGDTRADDRTELLKDFNAENSPYDVFLLSTRAGGLGLNLQTADTVIIFDTDWNPHQDLQAQDRAHRIGQKNEVRILRLITTDSIEEYILEKAHQKLDIDGKVIQAGKFDQKSTAEEQEALLRKLIENEDQQNEKDEDLNDEDLNELLARNEDEIKKFREVDAERERQWNSELPRLYSEEELPEIYNQEPEPEEEPKENLLMNYGRGTRERKVTQYDENMTEEQWLREIDGLVSEDEEKFPKKRPRKSLKKKKEESREGTSDSINEDATEDTHDDKRMKSSSKKIGIKTTSPSRTPEVSDGISAPLVRRRKNFGSLPLSREIYPSEDPTPKDRAELQMRMSAILDHIQNYANPVGRKLCKIFNSKPQRRLYPDYYVIIKNPIAFDTVKRRVNNWTYNTLEEYMFDIHLIFKNARLYNLETSVVYSDSMILESQALKKYVEYIHKPLDFSEFDLRYGLHKPNGDPISDPTVRWDEEKQEAYIIEEEEEEEEDEQEGKKKEDNERYTNAEADEAKRQKTMKAEKVVCYK, from the coding sequence ATGGATTTCAATACCCAGTTCAATATCTTGGGTCAATCAAAACCTCAAtcccaacaacaacaacaacaacaacaacaacaacaacaacaacaacaacaacaacaacaacaacaacaacaacaacaacaacaacaacaacaacaacaacctcaatcccaacaacaacaacaacaacagcaacaaatACTattacaacaacaacaacaaatactattacaacaacaacaacagcaggAATTGAATAGTAATGGAAATGCAGGTGCAACTTTGAATCAACAACTGAGACCTACAGCATTaacaatttctcaaattcaagaCATTTATAAGCGGTTGCAACAGTTAAAATTTCAGCATGGTAATGCTGTAACTAGAATGCCTGAATATATTAAACTATCTATGTTTCTAGCTAAAGATCCCAACTTCCAGAAGATTCAATCACATTTACAACAAAAGGCCagacaacaacaacaacaacaacaacaacaacaacaacaacaacaacaacaacagcagcaacagcagcaacagcagcaacagcagcaacagcagcaacagcagcaacagcagcaacagcagcaacagcagcaacagcagcagcaacagcagcagcaacaacagcaacaccaTAATGGTTCTCCAGCATTCAATCAGTTTAATAATTCCAATTATAATAGCCCATTGGGGCCAAAtacttctttttcatcatctccaAATGACTTGCTAGCTCAACAGAGAAGGCAAATATTGCttaaacaacaacagcaacagcaacaagCACAGGCACCTctgcagcaacaacaacgagAGCAAGCACAGGTACCTctgcagcaacaacagagTAGGGAACAACTACTTCAGGGTCAGAATTCCACTCCTGCTCAATTGACGGGTTCTCCAGTTTCTAATCAACAACCCTCTAATCAACCATCTTCTATATTTCATCCAATACAAGCTCATATCcttaaatttcaaattgcaacattcaagaaattcatTCAGAATCAACCACTACCTCCTGAACTAACTACTCTAATAACAGCAAGTTATGAGCAACTACAGAGGCAAAGATTCCAACAAGCGCAGAATGGACAACCGATCCAGCCGCCCCCACCCCCACCACcacagcaacaacagcaacagcagcaatCACCACAAATACAACTTCAACAACCGCCACCACAGCCCCAACCATTGCAACCCATGCCTCAAGTTGAATCACAACGGTCACCTCCAGCATCTTCTCCAGCTCAACAGGTACTTTTGAACAACCAGTTTTCCAATCATCAACAGGATATTCAGAATTTATACAGACAGgcaaatattcaaaagcAAGTCCAGGCTCAACAACTTCAGAAGATCCAACCTcctaaaaaggaaaacgaaaaagaaCAGAAGAAAGctcaaagaaaacagaagaaagTCGCCAATCTTGATACTACTGCTGGGTTTGCGACACCTAGTGCATTGCAACTTAATCAACCTATTGATGAAACTCCcgtgaagaaaaattacATCTTGCCTCCTCGTCCACCTCAAAGTTTGGGAAACTTAGAAAAACTATACCCTAACGCTAAGATTGAGAACGTCTACAACCCCCTTGCAAGAGTTGATTCGTTTATTATACCTAATGTGACTTCAGAATTTagttttgagtttttcaatacTCCTAAATCCAAAATCTATACACCTTCAGTCTATCCAAATGCTTTAGACCTTGAAACCGCTAACGAATTAAAAAAGCTGcatgaaaatttattaATACAATTGGAGcttgaaaatttggagGAAATTGCAAGACATGAATCTACTTACaaatatgattttgaagCATTCAAATTGCTACCGTACCAACGAGCTTTACGAGGTTACGTTTTATCGGGGATTTTCCACCAGAATATGCTTCTGATTAACCATTTACCGAATTTTAGTGCCAAAGTTAGATCCATCAACCTCGAAGATGCGTCTTTGACTAATGCACTGTACttagaacaaaaaaaattaaagaatgaGAAGGAGAGAAGTGACCTCATTaacaaacaacaaagcTTATTAAATGCTTCTGATAGTTACAAGAAGATATTAATGGATAAAAAATCCAAGTATCAAAAATTGGCTAAAAATCTTACTgcttttcatcaacaaactgAAAAGGAGGAACAGAGAAGGATCGAAAGAAATGCTAAACAAAGATTACAAGCTTTAAAGGCAAACGATGAAGAGGCCTACGTGAAGTTGCTTGACCAAACAAAAGACACCAGAATTACTCATTTATTAAAACAAACTAATTCTTTCTTGAGCAGTTTGACAGATGCTGTGAGAGATCAGCAAAAGGAAACCGTTGAAAAAATGGTTAAAGTTGGACATACAGAAGATGGGATTGTAGAACAGCCTGATGAGGGTATCGACAGTGATGAAAGTGATTATGAGAACGAGGAGGAACGTGAACGCCGTTTAGttgagaagaaacaagatTTGGATTATTACAAAGTTGCTCACAAaattcaagagaaaattgaaaagcaACCTTCTATTCTTGTTGGCGGTACGCTAAAAGAGTATCAGTTGAGAGGCTTGGAGTGGATGGTTTCTTTGTTCAACAATCACTTAAATGGTATTTTAGCCGATGAAATGGGGTTGGGTAAAACTATCCAGTCGATCGCACTACTCACTTATATTACCGAGGCCAAGAAATTACCTGGTCCATTTTTAGTCATTGTTCCCTTATCCACATTGCCTAATTGGaacaatgaatttgatCACTGGGCTCCAAgcttgaagaaaatcagtTATAAGGGTTCACCTGCTTACAGAAAAGAGTTAGCACAGCAGGTTAAATCTGGCGATTTCAATGTTCTGCTAACAACTTACGAGTATATCATCAAGGACAAATATCTACTATCTAAGATTAAATGGGTACATATGATCATCGATGAGGGTCACAGAAtgaaaaataccaaatCTAAACTATCTTACACATTAAATGAATTTTATCATACTGATTACAGATTGATTTTGACGGGTACTCCCTTACAAAACAATTTACCCGAATTGTGGGCCCTCTTGAACTTTGTGTTACCTAAAATCTTTAACTCTGTTAAATCTTTCGACGAATGGTTTAATACACCGTTTGCCAACACTGGTGGTCAAGATAAAATTGAGCTATCTGAAGAGGAAACTTTATTGGTTATCAGGAGATTGCATAAGGTGTTGAGGCCATTTTTACTAAGAAGACTAAAGAAGGATGTTGAGAAATCATTACCTAATAAAGTTGAACGAGTCATCAAGTGTAAAAAATCTGGCCTACAAGCCAAATTATATTCACAGATGCTcaaatataataaattATTTGTGGgtgataaagaaaacaaagcaGTTGGCATCAAAGGTATGAACAATAAGTTGATGCAGTTAAGGAAGATTTGTAACCatccttttgtttttcctgCTATTGAAGATATGATTAATGCATCACATCAAAATAATGACTTAATTTGGAGAACCAGCGGTAAGTTTGAGCTTTTGGATAGAATTTTACCGAAGTTCAAAGCTACTAATCATAGAGTTTTGATGTTCTTTCAAATGACCCAAATTATGGATATTATGGAAGATTTTCTTCGTTTTAGAGATATTAAATACATGAGATTAGATGGTGACACTAGAGCAGATGATAGAACGGAATTATTGAAGGATTTCAACGCAGAGAATTCACCGTATGATGTTTTCCTACTTTCAACAAGAGCTGGGGGTTTGGGTTTGAATTTACAAACAGCTGATACTgttattatttttgataCAGATTGGAATCCACACCAAGATCTTCAAGCACAGGATAGAGCACATCGTATTGGGCAAAAGAATGAAGTCCGTATTCTTAGGTTAATTACAACTGATTCTATTGAGGAGTATATACTAGAGAAGGCTCATCAAAAACTGGATATTGATGGGAAGGTTATTCAAGCTGGTaaatttgatcaaaaatCTACAgcagaagaacaagaagcTTTACTTCGTAAACTaatagaaaatgaagaccaacaaaatgaaaaggacgaagatttgaatgatgaagatttgaatgaaTTATTGGCTAGGAATGAAGACGAGATTAAAAAGTTCAGAGAGGTTGATGCAGAAAGGGAGAGGCAATGGAATTCCGAGTTACCAAGATTGTATTCTGAAGAAGAGCTACCTGAAATATACAACCAGGAACCAGAGCCCGAAGAAGAGCCGAAAGAAAATTTACTAATGAATTATGGAAGGGGAACCAGGGAACGTAAGGTTACTCaatatgatgaaaatatgaCAGAAGAACAATGGTTGAGAGAAATTGATGGATTGGTTAGTGAGGACGAAGAAAAATTTCCGAAGAAAAGGCCAAGGaaatctttgaagaagaaaaaagaagaatcaaGGGAAGGAACATCCGATTCAATCAATGAAGATGCTACTGAAGACACCCATGATGATAAGAGAATGAAGAGTTcctcaaagaaaattggCATCAAAACGACCTCACCAAGTCGAACCCCTGAAGTTTCAGATGGAATATCTGCGCCTTTGGTTCGTAGAAGGAAAAACTTTGGTTCGTTACCACTTTCCAGAGAAATTTATCCCAGCGAAGACCCAACCCCCAAAGACCGTGCTGAGTTGCAGATGAGAATGTCAGCCATATTGGACcatattcaaaattatGCTAATCCAGTTGGAAGAAAACTTTGTaagattttcaattctAAACCTCAAAGAAGGTTATATCCAGATTATTATGTGATAATCAAGAACCCCATCGCGTTTGATACAGTCAAAAGGAGAGTTAATAATTGGACATATAATACGCTTGAAGAATATATGTTTGACATTCATTTAATTTTCAAGAATGCAAGGCTTTATAACCTGGAAACTTCAGTGGTATATTCTGATTCGATGATTCTTGAATCTCAAGCGTTGAAAAAGTACGTGGAATATATTCACAAACCTCTAGATTTCTCAGAATTTGATCTACGGTATGGATTGCATAAACCCAACGGGGATCCAATTAGTGACCCGACTGTTAGATGGGATGAAGAAAAGCAAGAAGCATATATCatagaagaagaggaagaagaagaagaagatgaacaGGAggggaagaagaaggaagacAACGAGCGATACACCAATGCAGAAGCAGATGAGGCTAAGCGTCAAAAAACGATGAAAGCGGAGAAGGTAGTGTGCTACAAGTAG